The sequence below is a genomic window from Marinitoga hydrogenitolerans DSM 16785.
TAAAAATTCTTTTTCTGTTTTTATATTTTTATAATCTTCAAAGGATAAAAATAATGTTATATATTTGTCCTTTATTCTTTCAACAATATCATTTAGCAATGTTGTTTTTCCTGTTTGTCTTGGTGCTGATACTGTAAAGTATCTCCAATTTTCTATATGATCAAGCGCTTCTTTCATTACATCTGGTCTTTCTACGTAATAACATGTTTTTTTATCAACAGGTCCTGATGTGCAAAATCTTCTCATCGCTTTACCTCCAAATCTGGCTTTGTTTAAACCTTTTCAACAATATAATCCTCAATATTTCTTTTTTCAGAATTAATATTTACTCCTATTAAATATATTTCTTTTCCACTATTATTTTTTTATAATCTTGTATTCCTATTGGTAATTTTTTCATCATAATCATCTCTACTTTCGTTTTTCATCTTTATTATAACATAATTACTCTATGGTTTTATAGAATTTAATTGAGTTTATATTATTCGCTTAGTACATAATTAAATATTGCTATTTTTTTCCAATATTTAATTTGAAAAATTTTCTTTAATCATTAAACCTATCTAAAAATTTACGAATTACATATTTTTTTAAATTAAATCTTGTTTCTAATTCATTTAATAAAATTTCAATATTTTCTTTAGAATAATAATTACCATACTTTCGTTTCCTATTGATTATTTCAATAGAAAAAAAATAAAATATTTTTATTGCCTCTTCAATGTCTATTTTTTTTAAAAATAAATTTTGCTCATATTTTTCAAAATAAATATCTAATAAAAATTTATACAGATCCATAGATGGGACAGTGTATAACGTTGTTAGGAAAGAATTATTAAGGAGAAAAAATGAAGGATATATTAAACAAAAATACAAACCTGGAGAAATTGTTGAATTTGATTGGGGAGAAATAAAAATAGCAATTAAAGGAATAAACAAAAAAAATTCAAGTTGCAGTATTTACATTTTCATATAGTAATTACAGATATGCAATATTATATGAAAAACAAAATACGGAAAGTTTCATAGATGCACACATAAAATTTTTTGAATATATAAATGGTGTAAATCATACCGTTGTATATGATAATATGAAAGTTGCAATTAAAATTTTACTCATGGCTTCTTTGGAGTTTCTATCTCTTTCAGAGAGTAGTTTCTTTCCGAGTACTTTGATAACGAAGAAGGAATGTATGCTGATACATTTACGTTTCTATCTCTTTCAGAGAGTAGTTTCTTTCCGAGGCTTGGTCTCTAGAATAGTTATTATTAGCTGCTTTTGGAGGCCGTTTTTCCGGACCTATTTTTATTTTCAATTTTTTCTTTGCTTTTTGTAAAAAATCTTCTAAAAACCGCTTATAATCAACCTCCGGACCTGTTTTTTAACTTTCCTTTATTCATGCGCATTTGCGCGATTTTGCATTTTTTAACATAGGTCCGGAATCTTTTTCAATATAATTATACTCTTCTCTTTTTCTTTTGTCAAGCCTGTTTTAGACGTTGTAATGTTTCATTAATGTTTTCCGTGCGTTTTTTGATATCAAAATCTTTATTTAAGCTATTTTTAAAAGTTGTAATATTATTAAATTATTTTTTCTTAAATCTTACTT
It includes:
- a CDS encoding AAA-like domain-containing protein; the protein is MRRFCTSGPVDKKTCYYVERPDVMKEALDHIENWRYFTVSAPRQTGKTTLLNDIVERIKDKYITLFLSFEDYKNIKTEKEFL